In Spirochaetales bacterium, the genomic stretch TTTTTTCGTAAAAATGAGATGCTACTAAATTATTTGGTCTATGCCCGAGAAAGATTTTATCACAATTTTCATTCCTGGATAATATTTTTATTAACTCCTTCACAGCTTGTTTACCGTATCCTTTATTTTGATATTTTTCATCTATCATTATAGCGGCTATCCAATACTCATCATTTTCTTTATCAAATCCCCACACAGAAAATCCTATAAGCTCATCGTCATTGTAAATTGCATTTTCAAAATGATTATCAATATACCTGCATTTTGCCATCCAATAAACGACAGGTACAGTGAAAATCTTTTTTTGAGTCTCAGCGACATGTAATTGGGTACACTGAAACCAGTTCGTTTCATCAATTTTCGCTATCTTTATCAATTCCAGAGGCCTCCGAATGGTATTAATATAATATACTGACTTAAATGTATTGCGCGCCATGGACGGCGTGCACGGACAATGTGTCCGAAAATTTCTGAAAATAACCCCTAAACCTCGCAGTGAGCAATCCCAAGACCGGTAAATCCATCAACGTCCACATCCAAAATCATTCCAATACAAACCGGCCAAGAAATGAAAAATTCAAGCCTTTTCAAGGAGGGCTACGATTTCGTCATATTTCCTTTCTTTGGCCACTTCAAGTGCAGTTAAACCACGACCATCAACAGCATTTGCCTCCGCCCCTTTAGAAAGAAGAAACTTGGTTGCCTCTACAAGATTATCCAGCGCAGCTTTATCCAAAGCATTCCATCCCATTTGATCTCTGGCATTTATATCGATCCCTTTTTCCAATAGAAATTCCGCGTTACCAACCGCAGTACTTTCATTTAACATGGCTCGGTGGAGAGCGGTCTCACCGTCTATAGACACTAATGGATCTGCGCCTTTCTCAACTAACAATGCCAATACATCCCTGGATACATTTGCGGCAGCAACCATAAATAAAGGCCAATCCGCGCTATTTTTTACATTTACATCCGCACCG encodes the following:
- a CDS encoding GNAT family N-acetyltransferase yields the protein MIKIAKIDETNWFQCTQLHVAETQKKIFTVPVVYWMAKCRYIDNHFENAIYNDDELIGFSVWGFDKENDEYWIAAIMIDEKYQNKGYGKQAVKELIKILSRNENCDKIFLGHRPNNLVASHFYEKMGFVDTGRREDGEIIRCLTLRK
- a CDS encoding ankyrin repeat domain-containing protein, which gives rise to MSKMHDAIRKWIFEGADVAEKIIRNLASEKPELLDKPDENGDPPVFLACSMMRDNPLKLLVELGADVNVKNSADWPLFMVAAANVSRDVLALLVEKGADPLVSIDGETALHRAMLNESTAVGNAEFLLEKGIDINARDQMGWNALDKAALDNLVEATKFLLSKGAEANAVDGRGLTALEVAKERKYDEIVALLEKA